Proteins encoded together in one Planctomycetaceae bacterium window:
- a CDS encoding glutamine synthetase beta-grasp domain-containing protein, whose amino-acid sequence MAKTKLEYIWLDGTRPTQGLRGKTKIVKDFGGTLEDCPMWSFDGSSTNQAEGGASDCLMKPVAIFPDPGRVNAFLVMTEVLNADGSIHETNGRATIDDDDDDFWFGFEQEYFLWDPEHNLPLGFPPGGYPAPQGPYYCSVGAKNCFGRQIVEEHLDMCLEAGLNIEGINGEVAAGQWEFQTFAKSAKRAGDETWIARYLAERCAEKYGLAINWHPKPLGPTDWNGSGMHANFSNSTLRNAGDKAVYDRICQAFAPAIKDHISVYGHDNEKRLTGLHETQSIDKFSYGVSDRGASIRIPIATVESGWKGWLEDRRPASNADPYKVAARIIRTVKSVE is encoded by the coding sequence ATGGCGAAGACGAAACTGGAATACATCTGGCTCGACGGCACCAGGCCGACACAGGGCCTGCGCGGCAAGACAAAGATCGTGAAGGATTTCGGAGGAACGCTGGAAGACTGCCCGATGTGGTCTTTCGACGGCAGTTCAACCAACCAGGCGGAAGGCGGCGCATCGGACTGTCTGATGAAGCCCGTCGCAATCTTCCCGGATCCGGGTCGAGTCAACGCGTTTCTGGTGATGACGGAAGTTCTTAACGCGGACGGTTCCATTCACGAAACCAACGGCCGCGCCACGATCGACGACGATGACGACGATTTCTGGTTCGGGTTTGAGCAGGAGTACTTTCTGTGGGACCCGGAACACAACCTTCCGCTGGGATTCCCGCCCGGCGGCTATCCGGCTCCCCAGGGACCGTACTACTGTTCGGTCGGAGCAAAGAACTGTTTCGGCCGCCAGATTGTCGAAGAACACCTCGACATGTGCCTGGAAGCCGGGCTGAACATCGAAGGCATCAACGGTGAAGTTGCCGCAGGTCAGTGGGAATTTCAGACCTTCGCCAAAAGCGCCAAGCGAGCCGGTGATGAGACCTGGATTGCTCGCTATCTGGCCGAACGGTGTGCGGAAAAGTACGGTCTGGCCATCAACTGGCACCCGAAACCGCTGGGACCGACCGACTGGAACGGTTCCGGCATGCACGCCAACTTCTCCAATTCGACGCTGCGAAATGCCGGCGACAAAGCCGTCTATGACCGCATCTGTCAGGCATTCGCCCCGGCGATCAAGGATCACATCAGTGTCTACGGCCACGACAATGAAAAGCGTCTGACCGGCCTTCACGAAACTCAGTCCATCGACAAGTTCAGCTACGGCGTGTCCGATCGCGGCGCTTCAATCCGAATACCCATCGCCACGGTGGAATCCGGCTGGAAGGGCTGGCTGGAGGACCGTCGTCCGGCATCGAACGCCGACCCGTACAAGGTCGCCGCTCGAATTATTCGCACGGTGAAAAGCGTGGAGTGA
- a CDS encoding redoxin domain-containing protein: MNHRRGILVLAAAAIVIFGLSAWRIANPRQRVIVDPTGIEDRRPAPSFKLHNQDSKLVPLDLYLDRHRVVLVFFDGTAGPEANGVLTELRDFHEALKREGVVVFGVSAELPQNIRRSLTQPMPFELLSDVKAADPDSVHRRWGCLREPSDGQPAGTIPAVFLIDRSGLVAWKGDRPLPLADTSNLVTDLLSGR, from the coding sequence ATGAATCATCGACGCGGGATTCTGGTTCTTGCCGCCGCGGCGATAGTGATTTTCGGGTTGTCGGCCTGGCGAATCGCGAATCCGCGGCAGCGAGTCATCGTCGACCCGACCGGCATCGAAGATCGCCGGCCCGCGCCTTCGTTCAAACTCCACAACCAGGATTCAAAACTGGTTCCCCTGGACTTGTACCTGGATCGGCATCGCGTCGTGCTGGTGTTCTTCGACGGAACTGCCGGACCGGAAGCGAATGGCGTACTGACGGAGCTTCGGGATTTCCACGAAGCTCTGAAACGTGAAGGCGTGGTGGTGTTCGGTGTGTCGGCGGAGCTTCCTCAGAACATCCGCAGGTCGCTGACGCAGCCGATGCCGTTTGAGCTGTTGTCAGATGTGAAGGCCGCCGATCCCGATTCGGTCCATCGCCGCTGGGGATGTCTGCGGGAACCGTCCGACGGACAACCGGCCGGCACGATTCCGGCCGTGTTTCTGATCGATCGGTCCGGACTGGTGGCGTGGAAAGGTGACCGCCCGCTGCCGCTGGCCGATACCAGCAATCTTGTCACCGACCTGCTGTCGGGCCGTTGA
- a CDS encoding GxxExxY protein, translating to MHENEIGVLIVDLNSVETVHAAHKKQVLTYLRLTGLKPGYLLNFGEALMKSGITRIVHGEL from the coding sequence ATGCATGAGAACGAGATTGGCGTCCTGATCGTCGACCTCAATTCTGTTGAGACCGTTCACGCGGCTCACAAGAAGCAGGTGCTGACGTATCTCCGTCTGACGGGCCTGAAGCCTGGGTATTTGCTGAACTTCGGCGAAGCTCTGATGAAAAGCGGCATCACGCGAATCGTCCACGGCGAACTATGA
- a CDS encoding glutaminyl-peptide cyclotransferase, with protein sequence MTNTAVKHVASVSTVPRPRRMRMLPLVILAATSLCAGMVFFLPAPGSSFANAVESTEAKLVKAYPHDATAFCQGLVVYRGQLLEGTGQYGRSRLRLVELESGVPDVDVPLANDVFGEGVTVWKDQIIQLTWQNGYLIVYDAATFKRTGTVAYRDIDASLKEGWGLTHDGTHLILSDGTSLLRFIDPETWRVVKSMRVKSGLRSLSRLNELEYVNGEIFANVWYQDRIARIDPESGRVTGWLDVSALRPRAVRRNREAVLNGIAWDAEQQRLFVTGKHWPNVFEIRYDGGR encoded by the coding sequence ATGACCAACACCGCCGTCAAACATGTCGCTTCGGTCAGTACGGTTCCCCGGCCGCGCCGGATGCGAATGCTGCCTCTGGTCATCCTTGCGGCAACGTCTCTCTGCGCGGGGATGGTGTTCTTCCTGCCGGCTCCCGGATCGAGTTTTGCGAACGCCGTTGAATCGACGGAAGCGAAACTGGTTAAGGCGTATCCTCACGATGCAACGGCATTTTGCCAGGGGCTGGTCGTGTATCGAGGACAGCTTCTGGAAGGAACCGGTCAGTACGGTCGGTCGCGGCTGAGGCTGGTGGAACTGGAATCGGGTGTTCCGGACGTCGATGTGCCGCTTGCCAACGACGTCTTTGGTGAGGGCGTCACGGTCTGGAAGGACCAGATCATCCAGCTCACATGGCAGAACGGCTATCTGATTGTCTACGACGCGGCAACGTTCAAGCGGACCGGAACTGTGGCGTATCGCGACATTGATGCTTCGCTGAAAGAAGGCTGGGGTCTGACGCACGACGGCACGCATCTGATTCTCAGCGACGGCACTTCGCTGCTGAGATTCATCGACCCGGAAACGTGGCGCGTGGTGAAGTCGATGCGGGTGAAGTCCGGGCTGCGATCGCTGTCCCGGTTGAATGAACTGGAGTACGTGAACGGCGAAATTTTCGCAAACGTCTGGTATCAGGACCGAATTGCACGCATTGATCCGGAATCCGGCCGCGTTACAGGCTGGCTGGATGTGTCGGCGCTGCGTCCCCGCGCCGTCCGCAGAAATCGGGAGGCTGTCCTGAACGGAATTGCCTGGGATGCCGAACAGCAGCGGCTGTTTGTGACAGGCAAGCACTGGCCGAACGTGTTTGAAATTCGCTACGACGGCGGACGATAG
- a CDS encoding formylglycine-generating enzyme family protein: MYRMLVLVLTAVTASGLAGCQESPDGSTTAGGTAGAGSVSAAANPENLVPEPFESIPLASDTSHPSEAIPQGTQPGEIRELTPLGIKFVWCPPGTFVMGSKEDAFGRKMNEPQVEVTLTKGFWMQQTEVTQTQYKALMGINPAFHKGEQQPVESISWDDANEFCRRMSELPSEKSAGNTYRLPTEAEWEYACRAGTTTVFSFGDNDEGAEDYGWFNVNSERTTHPVAGKLPNPWGLYDMHGNVAEWCSDLYGEYSSAPVTDPAGGESGDKRVLRGGGWFYVAENARSTHRDAYPSSTTYVGLGFRLLALPSDGQPTNDAKDSDTAEQ, encoded by the coding sequence ATGTATCGAATGCTGGTTTTGGTTCTGACTGCCGTCACAGCTTCCGGGCTTGCCGGCTGTCAGGAGAGTCCGGACGGAAGCACAACGGCTGGCGGCACGGCTGGTGCCGGAAGCGTCAGCGCGGCGGCAAACCCGGAGAATCTCGTTCCGGAACCGTTTGAATCCATCCCGCTGGCATCCGACACGTCGCATCCATCGGAAGCCATTCCACAGGGAACTCAGCCGGGAGAAATCCGCGAACTGACGCCTCTGGGCATCAAGTTCGTCTGGTGTCCGCCGGGGACCTTTGTGATGGGCAGCAAGGAAGATGCCTTCGGCCGCAAGATGAATGAACCCCAGGTCGAAGTCACTTTGACAAAGGGCTTCTGGATGCAGCAGACGGAGGTTACTCAGACGCAGTACAAGGCGCTGATGGGAATCAATCCGGCATTTCACAAGGGAGAGCAGCAACCGGTCGAATCCATCAGCTGGGACGATGCCAATGAGTTCTGCCGGCGCATGTCAGAACTGCCGTCGGAAAAATCGGCCGGAAATACCTACCGGCTGCCGACGGAAGCCGAATGGGAATACGCCTGCCGAGCCGGCACGACCACGGTCTTCAGTTTCGGCGATAACGATGAAGGCGCGGAGGACTATGGATGGTTCAACGTGAATTCCGAACGCACCACGCATCCCGTCGCCGGGAAGCTGCCGAATCCGTGGGGCCTGTACGACATGCACGGCAACGTGGCCGAATGGTGCAGCGACCTGTACGGTGAATATTCCAGCGCTCCCGTCACAGATCCCGCGGGCGGGGAATCCGGAGACAAGCGAGTCTTGCGCGGCGGCGGATGGTTCTATGTGGCCGAAAACGCCAGGTCGACGCATCGCGACGCGTACCCATCGTCGACAACCTATGTCGGACTCGGTTTTCGACTGCTGGCACTGCCGTCCGACGGTCAGCCGACGAACGACGCGAAAGACTCTGACACGGCGGAACAGTAG
- a CDS encoding GxxExxY protein, whose product MIVDLNSVETVHAAHKKQVLTYLRLTGLKPGYLLNFGEALMKSGITRIVHGEP is encoded by the coding sequence TTGATCGTCGACCTCAATTCTGTTGAGACCGTTCACGCGGCTCACAAGAAGCAGGTGCTGACGTATCTCCGTCTGACGGGCCTGAAACCTGGGTATTTGCTGAACTTCGGCGAAGCTCTGATGAAAAGCGGCATCACGCGAATCGTCCACGGCGAACCATGA
- a CDS encoding GxxExxY protein, which translates to MHENDIGTLIVDSAVHLHRDLGWAAGDGLRSDTRRDAAESRTVRSASGSVSIEYRGQRFDEGFRADLIVEGKVIVELKSVETVHPAHKKQVLTYLRLTGLKLGYLLNFGEALMKSGITRIVHGEL; encoded by the coding sequence ATGCATGAGAACGACATTGGCACCTTGATCGTCGATAGTGCAGTGCACTTGCACCGGGATCTGGGCTGGGCTGCTGGAGACGGTTTACGAAGTGACACTCGCCGCGATGCTGCGGAATCGAGGACTGTTCGTTCAGCGTCAGGTTCCGTTTCAATCGAATACCGGGGTCAGCGGTTCGATGAAGGTTTTCGAGCGGACTTGATCGTCGAGGGGAAAGTGATCGTCGAACTTAAATCTGTTGAAACCGTTCATCCGGCTCACAAGAAGCAGGTGCTGACGTATCTCCGTCTGACGGGCCTGAAACTTGGGTATTTGCTGAACTTCGGCGAAGCTCTGATGAAAAGCGGCATCACGCGAATCGTCCACGGCGAACTATGA
- a CDS encoding HEAT repeat domain-containing protein: MRQLRTLVCCLLALVVCVFVPTGVRADKGDSGVPRFDQAVDRAVAFLKNPDNRIAETHLPLVAYALMKAGEPKDSPIVARGIAMSKARGEAAGYIGYEHVYQAGVDAMLLADSDPDAHFAALQSIARYLQSAQNTEGFWMQPERTDTGDVSMSQYGVLGLWAAVRAGCQVSAQALDRAASFHLKNGSGDGGWPYRPGTTEGPGSGMSTHNMTLAGCGSVSVVRLLLHGPKAHLKKEAPEKKFGVLEKVTTDLDVAEASGSAFPGYKATNNAGALDDRAERAIEWNTRREDPISKEAHRIYFYYALERAASLNKFRSDWFTFYGDGLLTLQAEDGSFATHSGPNVGTAFAILYFTRSTQQVLGGLGVGEQTGNRDLLKFMNPDGRKKKEIGPLDELLAAIEGQDFASLDIDTSDIVEKVQFGSPEELVGQVENLKKLLKNPDAEKRQVAYWALGRTGDFSMVPLMLEGLRDPSVDVNADALEALKFIARKPRGFGLPSNPLDGLEEDASEERRLEVANAWRTKAYKVWGNWYTSVRPYQERDGLDELLRELP, translated from the coding sequence ATGCGACAACTTCGAACACTCGTCTGCTGCCTGCTGGCACTTGTCGTGTGTGTTTTTGTTCCGACCGGCGTGAGAGCGGACAAGGGCGATTCCGGAGTTCCGCGGTTTGATCAGGCGGTTGACCGAGCCGTCGCGTTTCTGAAAAACCCCGATAACAGAATTGCCGAAACGCATCTTCCGCTGGTGGCCTACGCGCTGATGAAGGCCGGCGAACCAAAGGATTCACCGATCGTCGCTCGCGGGATTGCAATGTCGAAGGCGCGAGGCGAAGCGGCGGGGTACATCGGCTACGAACACGTGTATCAGGCCGGCGTGGACGCGATGTTGCTGGCTGATTCCGACCCGGATGCTCACTTTGCCGCACTACAGTCAATCGCCAGATACCTCCAGTCGGCGCAAAACACGGAAGGATTCTGGATGCAGCCGGAACGCACGGATACCGGCGACGTCAGCATGAGCCAGTATGGCGTACTGGGGTTGTGGGCGGCCGTTCGAGCCGGCTGTCAGGTCTCCGCACAGGCCCTGGATCGTGCGGCTTCATTCCACCTGAAAAACGGCAGCGGGGACGGCGGCTGGCCGTACCGACCGGGCACCACCGAAGGTCCGGGAAGCGGCATGTCGACGCACAACATGACTCTGGCCGGCTGCGGAAGTGTGTCCGTCGTGCGATTGCTGCTGCATGGGCCGAAGGCGCATTTGAAAAAGGAAGCTCCGGAAAAGAAGTTCGGAGTCCTGGAGAAGGTCACCACTGACCTGGACGTCGCTGAAGCATCGGGAAGCGCGTTTCCCGGTTACAAGGCCACCAACAACGCCGGTGCTCTGGACGACCGCGCCGAACGCGCAATCGAATGGAACACCCGGCGCGAAGATCCCATCAGCAAGGAAGCTCACCGCATCTATTTCTACTATGCCCTGGAGCGAGCAGCGTCGCTGAACAAGTTCCGCAGCGACTGGTTCACGTTTTACGGCGACGGATTGCTGACACTTCAGGCTGAAGACGGCAGCTTCGCCACACACTCCGGCCCCAACGTCGGCACGGCCTTCGCAATCCTGTACTTCACACGCTCGACACAGCAGGTACTTGGCGGGCTTGGCGTCGGTGAACAGACGGGGAATCGGGACCTGCTGAAGTTCATGAATCCCGACGGCAGGAAGAAGAAGGAGATCGGGCCGCTGGATGAATTGCTGGCTGCCATCGAAGGTCAGGACTTCGCCAGTCTGGACATCGACACGTCCGACATCGTGGAAAAAGTTCAGTTCGGGTCGCCGGAAGAACTGGTCGGGCAGGTGGAGAATCTGAAGAAGCTGTTGAAGAATCCGGATGCCGAAAAACGCCAGGTCGCCTACTGGGCTCTGGGACGCACCGGTGATTTTTCCATGGTCCCGCTGATGCTGGAGGGTCTGCGTGACCCCAGCGTCGATGTCAACGCCGACGCTCTGGAGGCGTTGAAGTTCATTGCCCGTAAACCACGCGGATTCGGGCTGCCGTCGAATCCGCTTGACGGTCTGGAAGAAGACGCCTCCGAGGAGCGACGTCTGGAAGTTGCCAACGCCTGGCGCACCAAAGCCTATAAGGTCTGGGGCAACTGGTACACGTCGGTGCGGCCGTACCAGGAACGCGACGGCCTCGACGAATTGCTTCGCGAATTGCCGTAG
- a CDS encoding alanine--glyoxylate aminotransferase family protein, which yields MTSTAYPAVPDIVAPPLRILMGPGPSDIHPSVLAAMAAPTVGHLDPYFLRVMDEVQSMLRHVFGTENKMTMAISGTGSAGMETCVVNLIEPGDRMIVCVNGVFGGRMADVAGRAGAEVFKLERPFGEIFTTEEIADAVAKHKPKVVGIVHAETSTGALQPLEEIAKAVHDAGALLLVDCVTSLGGLPVDVDRVGIDAAYSGSQKCLSCPPGLAPVTFGPRALEAMDARKSKVASWYLDIDMLRNYWGADRAYHHTAPINMNFGLHQALRLVLKEGLQARYQRHLRNHRALASGLAAMGIDYSVREGQRLPMLNSVLIPDGIEDGRVRSQLLNEFGIEIGGGLGPMKGRTWRIGLMGEASTMSNVILFLGALEQCLNTHGIKPPAGAGVAAANGVYQASCAT from the coding sequence ATGACATCAACTGCGTATCCAGCCGTTCCCGACATCGTTGCACCGCCGCTGCGCATTCTGATGGGCCCCGGGCCCAGCGATATTCACCCCAGCGTTCTGGCCGCGATGGCGGCTCCGACAGTCGGCCACCTGGATCCGTACTTTCTGCGCGTGATGGACGAAGTGCAGTCCATGCTGCGGCATGTGTTCGGCACGGAAAACAAGATGACGATGGCGATCAGCGGCACAGGAAGCGCCGGTATGGAAACCTGCGTCGTCAACCTGATTGAACCCGGTGACCGCATGATCGTTTGCGTCAACGGCGTTTTCGGCGGGCGCATGGCGGACGTCGCGGGTCGCGCCGGAGCAGAAGTATTCAAGCTTGAACGTCCGTTCGGAGAAATCTTCACCACCGAAGAGATCGCCGATGCGGTCGCGAAGCACAAGCCAAAAGTCGTCGGCATTGTTCACGCGGAAACGTCCACCGGAGCACTCCAGCCGCTGGAAGAAATCGCGAAGGCCGTTCACGACGCCGGAGCACTGCTGCTGGTCGACTGTGTGACATCGCTGGGCGGACTTCCCGTCGATGTGGATCGCGTCGGAATCGACGCGGCGTACAGCGGAAGCCAGAAATGCCTGAGCTGCCCGCCCGGTCTGGCGCCGGTCACGTTCGGTCCCCGGGCACTGGAAGCGATGGACGCCCGCAAGTCAAAGGTCGCCAGTTGGTATCTGGACATCGACATGCTGCGGAATTACTGGGGAGCCGACCGGGCGTATCACCATACCGCACCGATCAATATGAACTTCGGCCTGCACCAGGCTCTGCGGCTGGTATTGAAGGAAGGTCTGCAGGCCAGGTACCAGCGTCATCTGCGCAATCACCGGGCGCTGGCGTCCGGGCTGGCGGCGATGGGCATCGATTATTCCGTTCGGGAAGGCCAGCGGCTTCCAATGCTGAACAGTGTTTTGATTCCCGACGGAATCGAAGACGGCAGGGTGAGGTCTCAGCTTCTGAACGAATTCGGAATCGAAATCGGCGGAGGTCTTGGCCCGATGAAAGGCAGGACCTGGCGCATCGGACTGATGGGCGAAGCGTCGACAATGTCCAACGTCATCCTGTTTCTGGGCGCGCTGGAACAGTGCCTGAATACTCACGGAATCAAACCGCCGGCCGGTGCGGGAGTCGCCGCGGCGAATGGCGTGTATCAGGCGAGCTGCGCGACGTAA
- a CDS encoding serine/threonine-protein kinase, with amino-acid sequence MPDTIAASANPEDTCIVPKYYCSGCNDYFPAASGMCPRCGMSPGDRPDWTHDTQLAAAGSSSNVEPATDLIVATDADLLDGQLLHIYRCERLLGRGGMGVVYLARNESLHRHCALKVLSPKKVSRDVDYVSRFQNEGRAVAALVHPNIVTAHATGQAGDHHFLEMEYVAGQSLQRAIEASKSLGPIGSTAMAVGIAEGLAAAHRLGIVHRDLKPDNVLITPSGIPKIADFGLAKRIVSNELKDTKLAGTPLFMAPELFEGAEATPASDVFALGVCYYLMLTGHYPFAGDTMQLLMNAIIQGTFRGVRRHNPEIPLDVAECVSLMLSRSPQNRPADGAAASQLLQAVLGSVRDLDALVLEAFDGLPNVSVRVRGKAFEVVVKLSGDRTQTVFVENSGHKASERLLLIYSVCCDARPDFYEAALRLNSEVLHGALSVRDVDGKPSFVMVDTFPRATVTSTAIRCSVIEVACRSDNIERMLTGRDVN; translated from the coding sequence ATGCCGGACACCATCGCCGCCTCCGCGAATCCCGAAGACACCTGCATCGTGCCAAAATACTATTGTTCGGGATGTAACGACTACTTCCCCGCCGCGAGCGGCATGTGTCCTCGGTGCGGGATGTCACCGGGGGATCGTCCGGACTGGACTCACGACACGCAGCTTGCGGCGGCGGGTTCATCGAGTAACGTCGAACCTGCGACCGATCTGATCGTGGCCACCGACGCGGACCTGCTGGACGGCCAGCTTCTGCACATCTATCGCTGCGAACGTCTGCTGGGGCGAGGTGGCATGGGCGTTGTCTATCTGGCTCGCAACGAATCCCTGCACCGTCATTGCGCGCTGAAGGTGTTATCGCCGAAGAAGGTGTCTCGCGATGTCGACTACGTGAGTCGGTTTCAGAATGAAGGGCGTGCGGTCGCGGCTCTGGTGCATCCCAACATCGTGACGGCTCACGCGACCGGGCAGGCCGGGGATCATCACTTTCTGGAGATGGAGTACGTCGCGGGACAGTCGCTGCAACGCGCCATTGAGGCTTCGAAGTCGCTGGGGCCGATTGGTTCGACGGCGATGGCAGTGGGCATTGCGGAAGGGCTGGCCGCCGCGCATCGGCTGGGCATCGTTCACCGCGATCTGAAGCCGGACAACGTGCTCATCACGCCGTCGGGGATTCCAAAGATCGCTGACTTCGGACTGGCCAAACGGATTGTGTCCAACGAACTGAAGGACACCAAACTGGCGGGAACACCGCTGTTTATGGCTCCGGAATTGTTTGAGGGTGCCGAAGCGACTCCGGCCAGCGACGTGTTCGCTCTGGGAGTCTGCTACTACCTGATGCTGACGGGGCACTATCCGTTTGCCGGTGACACGATGCAGTTGCTGATGAACGCAATCATTCAGGGAACGTTCCGGGGAGTTCGCCGGCACAATCCGGAGATTCCGCTGGACGTCGCGGAATGCGTCAGTCTGATGCTGTCGCGAAGTCCGCAGAATCGTCCGGCCGACGGAGCCGCCGCTTCGCAATTGCTGCAGGCCGTGCTGGGATCCGTTCGGGATCTGGACGCGCTGGTGCTGGAAGCCTTCGACGGCTTGCCCAATGTCAGTGTCCGAGTCCGAGGTAAGGCGTTTGAGGTTGTTGTCAAACTGTCGGGCGACCGCACTCAGACGGTGTTCGTCGAAAACAGCGGTCACAAAGCCAGTGAACGGCTGCTGCTGATTTACAGTGTCTGCTGCGACGCTCGCCCGGACTTTTACGAAGCAGCGCTGCGACTGAATTCCGAAGTTCTGCACGGAGCGTTATCCGTTCGAGACGTCGACGGAAAGCCGTCATTTGTCATGGTCGACACATTCCCGCGAGCCACCGTGACGTCGACGGCAATTCGATGCAGCGTGATCGAAGTGGCCTGCCGGTCCGACAACATCGAACGAATGCTGACCGGACGCGATGTCAACTGA